One Capra hircus breed San Clemente chromosome 29, ASM170441v1, whole genome shotgun sequence genomic region harbors:
- the NADSYN1 gene encoding glutamine-dependent NAD(+) synthetase isoform X2: MDGARGPAGPSTCVPELGDGPTCLGLGRGAAPAKASAARMGRKVTVATCALNQWALDFEGNLQRILKSIEIAKHRGARYRLGPELEICGYGCWDHYYESDTLLHSLQVLAALLESPVTQDIICDVGMPVMHRNVRYNCRVIFLNRKILLIRPKMALANEGNYRELRWFTPWSRSRQTEEYFLPRMLQDLTKQETVPFGDAVLSTRDTCIGSEICEELWTPHSPHVDMGLDGVEIFTNASGSHHVLRKAHARVDLVTMATSKNGGIYLLANQKGCDGDRLYYDGCALIAMNGSIFAQGSQFSLDDVEVLTATLDLEDIRSYRAEISSRNLAASRVSPYPRVKVDFALSCHEDLLEPVSEPIEWKYHSPAEEISLGPACWLWDFLRRSRQAGFFLPLSGGVDSAATACLAYSMCLQVCEAVKRGNLEVLADVRTIVNQPSYTPQDPRELCGRVLTTCYMASENSSQETCDRARELAQQIGSHHIGLRIDPVVKALVGLFSLVTGASPRFAVHGGSDRENLALQNVQARVRMVVAYLFAQLSLWSRGAPGGLLVLGSTNVDESLLGYLTKYDCSSADINPIGGISKTDLRAFVQLCVERFQLPALQSVLAAPATAELEPLAHGRVSQTDEEDMGMTYMELSVYGRLRKIAKTGPYSMFCKLLDMWKGTCAPRQVADKVKRFFSKYSMNRHKMTTLTPAYHAESYSPDDNRFDLRPFLYNTRWPWQFRCIENQVLQLEGTQRQELDSVD, encoded by the exons ATGGATGGGGCACGCGGGCCGGCCGGCCCCTCCACCTGCGTTCCAGAACTCGGAGACGGTCCCACCTGCCTGGGTCTGGGTCGGGGGGCGGCGCCAGCAAAG GCGTCTGCAGCCAGGATGGGGCGGAAGGTGACCGTGGCCACCTGTGCGCTCAACCAGTGGGCCCTGGACTTTGAGGGCAATTTgcaaaggattttaaaaa GTATTGAAATTGCCAAACACAGAGGAGCAAGATACAGGCTTGGACCAGAACTGGAAATCTG TGGCTACGGCTGTTGGGATCATTATTATGAGTCGGACACTCTCCTGCATTCGCTCCAGGTCCTGGCAGCCCTTTTGGAGTCTCCAGTCACTCAGGATATCATCTGCGACGTGGGGAT GCCCGTGATGCACCGAAACGTCCGCTATAACTGCAGGGTGATATTCCTCAACAG GAAGATCCTGCTCATCAGACCCAAGATGGCCTTGGCGAATGAGGGCAACTACCGTGAGCTGCGCTGGTTCACGCCGTGGTCCAGGAGCCG GCAAACAGAGGAGTATTTTCTCCCCCGGATGTTACAGGACCTGACGAAGCAG GAAACTGTGCCCTTTGGGGATGCTGTCCTCTCCACGCGGGACACCTGCATCGGGAGTGAGATCTGTGAGGAGCTCTGGACGCCCCACAG CCCGCACGTGGACATGGGCCTGGACGGCGTGGAGATCTTCACCAATGCCTCGGGCAGCCACCACGTGCTGCGCAAAGCCCACGCCCGGGTGGACCTGGTGACTATGGCGACCAGCAAG AACGGCGGGATCTACTTGCTGGCCAATCAGAAGGGCTGTGATGGGGACCGGCTGTACTACGACGGCTGTGCTCTCATAGCCATGAACGGCAGCATCTTTGCCCAGGGGTCCCAGTTCTCTCTGGATGATGTG GAAGTCCTCACTGCCACGTTGGATTTGGAGGACATCAGAAGCTACAGGGCCGAGATTTCATCTCGAAACCTGGCG GCCAGCAGGGTGAGCCCCTACCCCCGCGTGAAGGTGGATTTCGCCCTCTCCTGCCACGAGGACCTGCTGGAGCCCGTGTCTGAGCCCATCGAGTGGAAATACCACAGTCCCGCCGAGGAGATCAG CCTGGGACCCGCGTGCTGGCTCTGGGACTTCTTAAGACGCAGCCGACAG GCGGGGTTCTTCCTTCCCCTCAGCGGCGGGGTAGACAGCGCGGCCACCGCCTGCCTGGCCTACTCCATGTGCCTCCAGGTCTGCGAGGCTGTGAAGCGTGGAA ATCTGGAGGTGCTGGCTGACGTCCGAACCATTGTGAACCAGCCCAGCTACACCCCTCAGGACCCCCGGGAGCTCTGCGGCCGCGTCCTGACCACCTGCTACATGGCCAGCGAGAACTCCTCCCAGGAGACCTGCGACAGGGCCCGAGAGCTGGCCCAGCAGATTGGAAG CCACCACATCGGCCTCCGCATCGACCCGGTGGTCAAGGCCCTCGTGGGCCTCTTCAGCCTGGTGACGGGTGCGAGCCCTCGGTTTGCGGTTCACGGAGGGAGCGACCGGGAGAACCTGGCTCTGCAGAACGTCCAG GCGCGGGTCAGGATGGTCGTCGCCTACCTCTTCGCTCAGCTGAGCCTCTGGTCTCGCGGCGCCCCCGGCGGGCTTCTTGTGCTCGGGTCCACCAACGTGGACGAGAG CCTCCTCGGCTACCTGACCAAGTACGACTGCTCCAGTGCCGACATCAACCCCATCGGCGGGATCAGCAAGACGGACCTGAGAGCctttgtccagctctgtgtggaGCGCTTCCAGCTTCCCGCCCTGCAGAG CGTCCTGGCAGCACCAGCCACAGCTGAGCTGGAGCCCTTGGCCCACGGACGGGTGTCCCAGACCGACGAG GAAGACATGGGGATGACGTACATGGAGCTGTCCGTCTATGGGAGGCTCCGGAAGATCGCCAAGACAGGCCCCTACAGCATGTTCTGCAAACTCCTCGACATGTGGAAGGGCACCTGCGCGCCCCGACAG GTGGCTGACAAAGTGAAGCGGTTTTTCTCCAAGTATTCCATGAACAGACACAAGATGACCACACTGACCCCCGCGTACCACGCCGAGAGCTACAGCCCAGACGACAACAGGTTCGACCTGCGGCCATTTCTGTACAACACCCGCTGGCCCTGGCAGTTCCGCTGCATCGAAAACCAG GTCCTCCAGCTGGAGGGGACACAGCGGCAGGAGCTAGACAGCGTGGACTGA
- the NADSYN1 gene encoding glutamine-dependent NAD(+) synthetase isoform X1, whose product MDGARGPAGPSTCVPELGDGPTCLGLGRGAAPAKASAARMGRKVTVATCALNQWALDFEGNLQRILKSIEIAKHRGARYRLGPELEIWDTIQPAVSSSKPQGSHVAAGYGCWDHYYESDTLLHSLQVLAALLESPVTQDIICDVGMPVMHRNVRYNCRVIFLNRKILLIRPKMALANEGNYRELRWFTPWSRSRQTEEYFLPRMLQDLTKQETVPFGDAVLSTRDTCIGSEICEELWTPHSPHVDMGLDGVEIFTNASGSHHVLRKAHARVDLVTMATSKNGGIYLLANQKGCDGDRLYYDGCALIAMNGSIFAQGSQFSLDDVEVLTATLDLEDIRSYRAEISSRNLAASRVSPYPRVKVDFALSCHEDLLEPVSEPIEWKYHSPAEEISLGPACWLWDFLRRSRQAGFFLPLSGGVDSAATACLAYSMCLQVCEAVKRGNLEVLADVRTIVNQPSYTPQDPRELCGRVLTTCYMASENSSQETCDRARELAQQIGSHHIGLRIDPVVKALVGLFSLVTGASPRFAVHGGSDRENLALQNVQARVRMVVAYLFAQLSLWSRGAPGGLLVLGSTNVDESLLGYLTKYDCSSADINPIGGISKTDLRAFVQLCVERFQLPALQSVLAAPATAELEPLAHGRVSQTDEEDMGMTYMELSVYGRLRKIAKTGPYSMFCKLLDMWKGTCAPRQVADKVKRFFSKYSMNRHKMTTLTPAYHAESYSPDDNRFDLRPFLYNTRWPWQFRCIENQVLQLEGTQRQELDSVD is encoded by the exons ATGGATGGGGCACGCGGGCCGGCCGGCCCCTCCACCTGCGTTCCAGAACTCGGAGACGGTCCCACCTGCCTGGGTCTGGGTCGGGGGGCGGCGCCAGCAAAG GCGTCTGCAGCCAGGATGGGGCGGAAGGTGACCGTGGCCACCTGTGCGCTCAACCAGTGGGCCCTGGACTTTGAGGGCAATTTgcaaaggattttaaaaa GTATTGAAATTGCCAAACACAGAGGAGCAAGATACAGGCTTGGACCAGAACTGGAAATCTG GGACACCATTCAGCCTGCTGTAAGCTCAAGTAAACCGCAAGGAAGTCACGTGGCTGC TGGCTACGGCTGTTGGGATCATTATTATGAGTCGGACACTCTCCTGCATTCGCTCCAGGTCCTGGCAGCCCTTTTGGAGTCTCCAGTCACTCAGGATATCATCTGCGACGTGGGGAT GCCCGTGATGCACCGAAACGTCCGCTATAACTGCAGGGTGATATTCCTCAACAG GAAGATCCTGCTCATCAGACCCAAGATGGCCTTGGCGAATGAGGGCAACTACCGTGAGCTGCGCTGGTTCACGCCGTGGTCCAGGAGCCG GCAAACAGAGGAGTATTTTCTCCCCCGGATGTTACAGGACCTGACGAAGCAG GAAACTGTGCCCTTTGGGGATGCTGTCCTCTCCACGCGGGACACCTGCATCGGGAGTGAGATCTGTGAGGAGCTCTGGACGCCCCACAG CCCGCACGTGGACATGGGCCTGGACGGCGTGGAGATCTTCACCAATGCCTCGGGCAGCCACCACGTGCTGCGCAAAGCCCACGCCCGGGTGGACCTGGTGACTATGGCGACCAGCAAG AACGGCGGGATCTACTTGCTGGCCAATCAGAAGGGCTGTGATGGGGACCGGCTGTACTACGACGGCTGTGCTCTCATAGCCATGAACGGCAGCATCTTTGCCCAGGGGTCCCAGTTCTCTCTGGATGATGTG GAAGTCCTCACTGCCACGTTGGATTTGGAGGACATCAGAAGCTACAGGGCCGAGATTTCATCTCGAAACCTGGCG GCCAGCAGGGTGAGCCCCTACCCCCGCGTGAAGGTGGATTTCGCCCTCTCCTGCCACGAGGACCTGCTGGAGCCCGTGTCTGAGCCCATCGAGTGGAAATACCACAGTCCCGCCGAGGAGATCAG CCTGGGACCCGCGTGCTGGCTCTGGGACTTCTTAAGACGCAGCCGACAG GCGGGGTTCTTCCTTCCCCTCAGCGGCGGGGTAGACAGCGCGGCCACCGCCTGCCTGGCCTACTCCATGTGCCTCCAGGTCTGCGAGGCTGTGAAGCGTGGAA ATCTGGAGGTGCTGGCTGACGTCCGAACCATTGTGAACCAGCCCAGCTACACCCCTCAGGACCCCCGGGAGCTCTGCGGCCGCGTCCTGACCACCTGCTACATGGCCAGCGAGAACTCCTCCCAGGAGACCTGCGACAGGGCCCGAGAGCTGGCCCAGCAGATTGGAAG CCACCACATCGGCCTCCGCATCGACCCGGTGGTCAAGGCCCTCGTGGGCCTCTTCAGCCTGGTGACGGGTGCGAGCCCTCGGTTTGCGGTTCACGGAGGGAGCGACCGGGAGAACCTGGCTCTGCAGAACGTCCAG GCGCGGGTCAGGATGGTCGTCGCCTACCTCTTCGCTCAGCTGAGCCTCTGGTCTCGCGGCGCCCCCGGCGGGCTTCTTGTGCTCGGGTCCACCAACGTGGACGAGAG CCTCCTCGGCTACCTGACCAAGTACGACTGCTCCAGTGCCGACATCAACCCCATCGGCGGGATCAGCAAGACGGACCTGAGAGCctttgtccagctctgtgtggaGCGCTTCCAGCTTCCCGCCCTGCAGAG CGTCCTGGCAGCACCAGCCACAGCTGAGCTGGAGCCCTTGGCCCACGGACGGGTGTCCCAGACCGACGAG GAAGACATGGGGATGACGTACATGGAGCTGTCCGTCTATGGGAGGCTCCGGAAGATCGCCAAGACAGGCCCCTACAGCATGTTCTGCAAACTCCTCGACATGTGGAAGGGCACCTGCGCGCCCCGACAG GTGGCTGACAAAGTGAAGCGGTTTTTCTCCAAGTATTCCATGAACAGACACAAGATGACCACACTGACCCCCGCGTACCACGCCGAGAGCTACAGCCCAGACGACAACAGGTTCGACCTGCGGCCATTTCTGTACAACACCCGCTGGCCCTGGCAGTTCCGCTGCATCGAAAACCAG GTCCTCCAGCTGGAGGGGACACAGCGGCAGGAGCTAGACAGCGTGGACTGA
- the NADSYN1 gene encoding glutamine-dependent NAD(+) synthetase isoform X3 produces the protein MPVMHRNVRYNCRVIFLNRKILLIRPKMALANEGNYRELRWFTPWSRSRQTEEYFLPRMLQDLTKQETVPFGDAVLSTRDTCIGSEICEELWTPHSPHVDMGLDGVEIFTNASGSHHVLRKAHARVDLVTMATSKNGGIYLLANQKGCDGDRLYYDGCALIAMNGSIFAQGSQFSLDDVEVLTATLDLEDIRSYRAEISSRNLAASRVSPYPRVKVDFALSCHEDLLEPVSEPIEWKYHSPAEEISLGPACWLWDFLRRSRQAGFFLPLSGGVDSAATACLAYSMCLQVCEAVKRGNLEVLADVRTIVNQPSYTPQDPRELCGRVLTTCYMASENSSQETCDRARELAQQIGSHHIGLRIDPVVKALVGLFSLVTGASPRFAVHGGSDRENLALQNVQARVRMVVAYLFAQLSLWSRGAPGGLLVLGSTNVDESLLGYLTKYDCSSADINPIGGISKTDLRAFVQLCVERFQLPALQSVLAAPATAELEPLAHGRVSQTDEEDMGMTYMELSVYGRLRKIAKTGPYSMFCKLLDMWKGTCAPRQVADKVKRFFSKYSMNRHKMTTLTPAYHAESYSPDDNRFDLRPFLYNTRWPWQFRCIENQVLQLEGTQRQELDSVD, from the exons AT GCCCGTGATGCACCGAAACGTCCGCTATAACTGCAGGGTGATATTCCTCAACAG GAAGATCCTGCTCATCAGACCCAAGATGGCCTTGGCGAATGAGGGCAACTACCGTGAGCTGCGCTGGTTCACGCCGTGGTCCAGGAGCCG GCAAACAGAGGAGTATTTTCTCCCCCGGATGTTACAGGACCTGACGAAGCAG GAAACTGTGCCCTTTGGGGATGCTGTCCTCTCCACGCGGGACACCTGCATCGGGAGTGAGATCTGTGAGGAGCTCTGGACGCCCCACAG CCCGCACGTGGACATGGGCCTGGACGGCGTGGAGATCTTCACCAATGCCTCGGGCAGCCACCACGTGCTGCGCAAAGCCCACGCCCGGGTGGACCTGGTGACTATGGCGACCAGCAAG AACGGCGGGATCTACTTGCTGGCCAATCAGAAGGGCTGTGATGGGGACCGGCTGTACTACGACGGCTGTGCTCTCATAGCCATGAACGGCAGCATCTTTGCCCAGGGGTCCCAGTTCTCTCTGGATGATGTG GAAGTCCTCACTGCCACGTTGGATTTGGAGGACATCAGAAGCTACAGGGCCGAGATTTCATCTCGAAACCTGGCG GCCAGCAGGGTGAGCCCCTACCCCCGCGTGAAGGTGGATTTCGCCCTCTCCTGCCACGAGGACCTGCTGGAGCCCGTGTCTGAGCCCATCGAGTGGAAATACCACAGTCCCGCCGAGGAGATCAG CCTGGGACCCGCGTGCTGGCTCTGGGACTTCTTAAGACGCAGCCGACAG GCGGGGTTCTTCCTTCCCCTCAGCGGCGGGGTAGACAGCGCGGCCACCGCCTGCCTGGCCTACTCCATGTGCCTCCAGGTCTGCGAGGCTGTGAAGCGTGGAA ATCTGGAGGTGCTGGCTGACGTCCGAACCATTGTGAACCAGCCCAGCTACACCCCTCAGGACCCCCGGGAGCTCTGCGGCCGCGTCCTGACCACCTGCTACATGGCCAGCGAGAACTCCTCCCAGGAGACCTGCGACAGGGCCCGAGAGCTGGCCCAGCAGATTGGAAG CCACCACATCGGCCTCCGCATCGACCCGGTGGTCAAGGCCCTCGTGGGCCTCTTCAGCCTGGTGACGGGTGCGAGCCCTCGGTTTGCGGTTCACGGAGGGAGCGACCGGGAGAACCTGGCTCTGCAGAACGTCCAG GCGCGGGTCAGGATGGTCGTCGCCTACCTCTTCGCTCAGCTGAGCCTCTGGTCTCGCGGCGCCCCCGGCGGGCTTCTTGTGCTCGGGTCCACCAACGTGGACGAGAG CCTCCTCGGCTACCTGACCAAGTACGACTGCTCCAGTGCCGACATCAACCCCATCGGCGGGATCAGCAAGACGGACCTGAGAGCctttgtccagctctgtgtggaGCGCTTCCAGCTTCCCGCCCTGCAGAG CGTCCTGGCAGCACCAGCCACAGCTGAGCTGGAGCCCTTGGCCCACGGACGGGTGTCCCAGACCGACGAG GAAGACATGGGGATGACGTACATGGAGCTGTCCGTCTATGGGAGGCTCCGGAAGATCGCCAAGACAGGCCCCTACAGCATGTTCTGCAAACTCCTCGACATGTGGAAGGGCACCTGCGCGCCCCGACAG GTGGCTGACAAAGTGAAGCGGTTTTTCTCCAAGTATTCCATGAACAGACACAAGATGACCACACTGACCCCCGCGTACCACGCCGAGAGCTACAGCCCAGACGACAACAGGTTCGACCTGCGGCCATTTCTGTACAACACCCGCTGGCCCTGGCAGTTCCGCTGCATCGAAAACCAG GTCCTCCAGCTGGAGGGGACACAGCGGCAGGAGCTAGACAGCGTGGACTGA
- the NADSYN1 gene encoding glutamine-dependent NAD(+) synthetase isoform X4, which yields MHRNVRYNCRVIFLNRKILLIRPKMALANEGNYRELRWFTPWSRSRQTEEYFLPRMLQDLTKQETVPFGDAVLSTRDTCIGSEICEELWTPHSPHVDMGLDGVEIFTNASGSHHVLRKAHARVDLVTMATSKNGGIYLLANQKGCDGDRLYYDGCALIAMNGSIFAQGSQFSLDDVEVLTATLDLEDIRSYRAEISSRNLAASRVSPYPRVKVDFALSCHEDLLEPVSEPIEWKYHSPAEEISLGPACWLWDFLRRSRQAGFFLPLSGGVDSAATACLAYSMCLQVCEAVKRGNLEVLADVRTIVNQPSYTPQDPRELCGRVLTTCYMASENSSQETCDRARELAQQIGSHHIGLRIDPVVKALVGLFSLVTGASPRFAVHGGSDRENLALQNVQARVRMVVAYLFAQLSLWSRGAPGGLLVLGSTNVDESLLGYLTKYDCSSADINPIGGISKTDLRAFVQLCVERFQLPALQSVLAAPATAELEPLAHGRVSQTDEEDMGMTYMELSVYGRLRKIAKTGPYSMFCKLLDMWKGTCAPRQVADKVKRFFSKYSMNRHKMTTLTPAYHAESYSPDDNRFDLRPFLYNTRWPWQFRCIENQVLQLEGTQRQELDSVD from the exons ATGCACCGAAACGTCCGCTATAACTGCAGGGTGATATTCCTCAACAG GAAGATCCTGCTCATCAGACCCAAGATGGCCTTGGCGAATGAGGGCAACTACCGTGAGCTGCGCTGGTTCACGCCGTGGTCCAGGAGCCG GCAAACAGAGGAGTATTTTCTCCCCCGGATGTTACAGGACCTGACGAAGCAG GAAACTGTGCCCTTTGGGGATGCTGTCCTCTCCACGCGGGACACCTGCATCGGGAGTGAGATCTGTGAGGAGCTCTGGACGCCCCACAG CCCGCACGTGGACATGGGCCTGGACGGCGTGGAGATCTTCACCAATGCCTCGGGCAGCCACCACGTGCTGCGCAAAGCCCACGCCCGGGTGGACCTGGTGACTATGGCGACCAGCAAG AACGGCGGGATCTACTTGCTGGCCAATCAGAAGGGCTGTGATGGGGACCGGCTGTACTACGACGGCTGTGCTCTCATAGCCATGAACGGCAGCATCTTTGCCCAGGGGTCCCAGTTCTCTCTGGATGATGTG GAAGTCCTCACTGCCACGTTGGATTTGGAGGACATCAGAAGCTACAGGGCCGAGATTTCATCTCGAAACCTGGCG GCCAGCAGGGTGAGCCCCTACCCCCGCGTGAAGGTGGATTTCGCCCTCTCCTGCCACGAGGACCTGCTGGAGCCCGTGTCTGAGCCCATCGAGTGGAAATACCACAGTCCCGCCGAGGAGATCAG CCTGGGACCCGCGTGCTGGCTCTGGGACTTCTTAAGACGCAGCCGACAG GCGGGGTTCTTCCTTCCCCTCAGCGGCGGGGTAGACAGCGCGGCCACCGCCTGCCTGGCCTACTCCATGTGCCTCCAGGTCTGCGAGGCTGTGAAGCGTGGAA ATCTGGAGGTGCTGGCTGACGTCCGAACCATTGTGAACCAGCCCAGCTACACCCCTCAGGACCCCCGGGAGCTCTGCGGCCGCGTCCTGACCACCTGCTACATGGCCAGCGAGAACTCCTCCCAGGAGACCTGCGACAGGGCCCGAGAGCTGGCCCAGCAGATTGGAAG CCACCACATCGGCCTCCGCATCGACCCGGTGGTCAAGGCCCTCGTGGGCCTCTTCAGCCTGGTGACGGGTGCGAGCCCTCGGTTTGCGGTTCACGGAGGGAGCGACCGGGAGAACCTGGCTCTGCAGAACGTCCAG GCGCGGGTCAGGATGGTCGTCGCCTACCTCTTCGCTCAGCTGAGCCTCTGGTCTCGCGGCGCCCCCGGCGGGCTTCTTGTGCTCGGGTCCACCAACGTGGACGAGAG CCTCCTCGGCTACCTGACCAAGTACGACTGCTCCAGTGCCGACATCAACCCCATCGGCGGGATCAGCAAGACGGACCTGAGAGCctttgtccagctctgtgtggaGCGCTTCCAGCTTCCCGCCCTGCAGAG CGTCCTGGCAGCACCAGCCACAGCTGAGCTGGAGCCCTTGGCCCACGGACGGGTGTCCCAGACCGACGAG GAAGACATGGGGATGACGTACATGGAGCTGTCCGTCTATGGGAGGCTCCGGAAGATCGCCAAGACAGGCCCCTACAGCATGTTCTGCAAACTCCTCGACATGTGGAAGGGCACCTGCGCGCCCCGACAG GTGGCTGACAAAGTGAAGCGGTTTTTCTCCAAGTATTCCATGAACAGACACAAGATGACCACACTGACCCCCGCGTACCACGCCGAGAGCTACAGCCCAGACGACAACAGGTTCGACCTGCGGCCATTTCTGTACAACACCCGCTGGCCCTGGCAGTTCCGCTGCATCGAAAACCAG GTCCTCCAGCTGGAGGGGACACAGCGGCAGGAGCTAGACAGCGTGGACTGA